A stretch of Cucumis sativus cultivar 9930 chromosome 2, Cucumber_9930_V3, whole genome shotgun sequence DNA encodes these proteins:
- the LOC101218422 gene encoding probable galacturonosyltransferase-like 1 has protein sequence MLQPPSSISLLFLLLFFFISPITAANVTVLFKEAPQFYNSPDCPLVFIGQEDSHQLCSDDAVHVAMTLDTAYIRGSMAAILSVLQHSSCPQNVIFHFVSSASANASALRATISSSFPYLKFQIYPFDDGAVSRLISTSIRSALDCPLNYARSYLADLLPLCVRRVVYLDSDLILVDDISNLANTQLNDAVLAAPEYCNANFTSYFTPTFWSNPSLSLTFANRNPCYFNTGVMVIDLSRWRLGDFTSKIEEWMELQKRMRIYELGSLPPFMLVFAGNIVPVDHRWNQHGLGGDNFRGLCRDLHPGPVSLLHWSGKGKPWARLDANRPCPLDALWVPYDLLQTPFSLDS, from the coding sequence ATGCTCCAACCGCCATCATCcatctctcttctcttcctcctccttttcttcttcatttcccCCATTACTGCCGCCAATGTCACCGTTCTATTCAAGGAGGCCCCCCAATTCTACAACTCCCCGGATTGTCCCTTGGTCTTCATCGGCCAGGAAGACAGTCACCAGCTGTGCTCCGACGACGCCGTCCACGTGGCGATGACATTGGACACGGCCTACATTCGAGGCTCCATGGCCGCCATTCTCTCCGTTCTCCAACATTCCTCCTGCCCCCAAAACGTAATATTCCATTTCGTTTCCTCCGCCTCTGCAAACGCGTCTGCTTTACGCGCTACCATTTCCTCCTCCTTCCCATAcctgaaatttcaaatctaccCATTCGATGATGGAGCTGTCTCCCGTCTGATCTCCACCTCAATTCGCTCCGCTCTGGATTGTCCATTGAACTACGCACGTAGCTACTTGGCCGACCTCCTCCCTCTCTGCGTCCGTCGTGTTGTCTATCTCGATTCGGATCTAATCCTCGTTGACGATATCTCTAATCTCGCAAATACCCAATTAAACGACGCTGTACTCGCAGCACCGGAGTACTGCAACGCCAATTTCACTTCCTATTTCACTCCCACTTTCTGGTCCAATCCCTCTCTGTCTCTCACCTTCGCCAATCGCAACCCCTGTTACTTCAATACCGGCGTCATGGTCATCGACCTCTCCCGGTGGCGTCTCGGCGACTTCACCTCTAAAATCGAGGAATGGATGGAGCTTCAAAAACGAATGAGGATCTACGAGCTCGGATCTCTTCCGCCGTTCATGCTCGTTTTCGCTGGAAACATTGTTCCCGTAGACCACCGATGGAACCAGCACGGACTAGGCGGTGACAATTTCCGGGGACTGTGCCGGGATTTACACCCGGGTCCGGTGAGCCTTCTGCATTGGAGTGGAAAGGGGAAACCGTGGGCCCGGCTCGATGCGAACCGGCCTTGTCCATTGGACGCTTTATGGGTCCCTTATGATTTGTTACAAACTCCATTTTCGTTGGACTCTTGA
- the LOC105434754 gene encoding protein LYK5 — protein MKIISTFYSLLLISSSVIAQQNYTPHSCGGGASDDNQLTGLYSCNGGPTSCRAFLIFKSKPPYDSVPSISNLTSSDPTQIAVANNVSVFSFFSPNTPVVVPLHCSCVARFYQANASFVLSQSHTYYIAATEVYQGSVTCQALKFANGFEELNLRAGMILLVPLRCACPTGNQAGIGVKFLATYLVGNGERVSEIGEKFNVSKKSVLEANGFSEEDDPNLSPFSTILVPLSTEPSSSQIKLPSSYTANLRGNESTRNIYVEIAKGAGFFLLAIVVVAFAFFLIYKTRAKGMDSKIDKNMIRKWTPPADLRVEIASMDRVVKVFGFDDIVKATRRFSPKNRVNGSVYRGTFGKKMKLAVKRTRMDAIKEVNMLKKVYHFNLVKLEGVCENHGRFYLLFEFMENGSLREWLNRGSRKERQSWRKRIQIALDIANGLHYLHSFTEPAYVHNNINSSNILLDSNLRAKISNFSLARVTERATGASVLTTNAVGAKGYMAPEYKETGLVTPKIDVYAFGVVVLELVTGKEAVSMEGGREVLLSSMKHNIGDNMEVQLAGFIDSNIKETQKMEFAKLMVKLSTACLNQEPEQRPSMGKVVSSLLKIQVHLQKLQLLTLLYGDRHQYEERIEAETNVEL, from the coding sequence atgaaaataatttcaactttttattctcttctcCTAATTTCTTCTTCCGTTATCGCTCAACAGAATTACACACCGCACAGCTGCGGCGGCGGTGCCTCCGACGACAATCAACTGACCGGACTCTACTCCTGCAATGGCGGACCAACCTCCTGCCGGGCTTTCCTCATCTTCAAATCCAAACCCCCTTACGATTCCGTTCCTTCCATTTCCAATCTTACTTCATCAGACCCAACTCAAATCGCCGTAGCCAACAACGTCAGCgtcttctcctttttctctcCAAACACGCCCGTCGTCGTTCCGCTTCACTGTTCTTGCGTCGCCCGATTCTACCAGGCCAACGCCTCTTTCGTTCTATCGCAATCTCATACCTATTACATTGCGGCTACTGAGGTTTACCAGGGCTCTGTAACTTGCCAGGCTCTTAAATTCGCTAATGGGTTTGAAGAACTGAATCTCCGGGCTGGTATGATTTTGCTCGTCCCGCTTAGATGCGCCTGTCCCACCGGGAACCAGGCTGGAATTGGGGTCAAGTTTTTGGCTACTTATTTGGTTGGTAATGGCGAGAGGGTTTCTGAAATTGGGGAAAAATTCAATGTGAGTAAGAAGAGTGTTCTTGAAGCAAATGGATTtagtgaagaagatgatccAAATCTATCTCCCTTTTCGACGATTTTAGTTCCATTGTCAACCGAACCATCAAgttcacaaattaaattgCCATCCTCTTATACTGCTAATTTGCGGGGGAATGAATCAACAAGAAACATTTATGTTGAAATCGCAAAAGGCGCGGGTTTCTTTCTATTAGCCATTGTTGTCGTTGCTTTTgcattttttctcatttacaAAACCAGAGCAAAGGGGATGGATTCTAAGATTGATAAGAACATGATCAGAAAGTGGACGCCACCTGCTGATCTTCGAGTCGAAATTGCAAGCATGGATAGAGTTGTGAAAGTGTTCGGGTTTGACGACATCGTGAAAGCCACAAGAAGATTCAGTCCTAAGAACAGAGTAAATGGATCTGTGTACAGAGGAACTTTTGGCAAGAAGATGAAACTAGCAGTGAAAAGAACAAGGATGGACGCCATTAAAGAAGTTAACATGCTGAAGAAAGTCTACCATTTCAATCTAGTGAAGCTTGAGGGTGTTTGTGAAAACCATGGTCGTTTTTACCTTCTTTTTGAGTTTATGGAAAATGGGTCGTTGAGAGAATGGCTCAATAGAGGCAGcagaaaagagagacaaagCTGGAGGAAGAGGATACAAATTGCTCTCGACATTGCTAATGGACTTCACTATCTTCACAGCTTCACAGAGCCTGCCTATGTTCATAACAACATCAACAGCAGCAATATTCTTCTCGACAGCAATTTAAGAGCCAAAATCTCGAACTTTAGTTTGGCAAGAGTTACAGAAAGAGCCACGGGAGCCTCTGTCTTGACCACAAATGCTGTGGGGGCAAAGGGATACATGGCTCCAGAGTACAAGGAGACAGGACTTGTAACTCCAAAGATTGACGTCTATGCTTTTGGAGTGGTGGTCTTGGAGCTTGTTACTGGAAAAGAAGCTGTTTCTATGGAAGGGGGTAGAGAGGTACTACTTTCTTCAATGAAACACAACATTGGAGACAATATGGAAGTTCAACTGGCCGGGTTTATCGATTCCAACATTAAAGAAACACAGAAGATGGAGTTTGCTAAACTGATGGTTAAGCTAAGTACAGCCTGCTTGAACCAAGAACCAGAACAGCGACCGAGCATGGGGAAGGTAGTGTCATCTCTATTAAAGATTCAGGTTCATTTACAGAAGCTACAACTGTTGACATTGTTATATGGCGACCGCCATCAATATGAAGAAAGAATTGAGGCAGAGACAAATGTGGAATTATAg
- the LOC101218655 gene encoding uncharacterized protein LOC101218655 isoform X1: MAATRFVQRVRPAAAVSASSSSSSPSSMTNVRVLGKTGLNLNNGERLITSGGDERRQLVTVKAAAATAAPKTVETKTGELDLGSLVANLLIQLKNTLGKTKIKKGEIQKFIEKIIIDCRFFTLLAVSGSLMGSILCYIEGSFIVVESYLQYFHGLSQRTDQTHTVELLIEALDMFLVGTALIVFGIGLFAMFVGSEKMKDKNQKWSSRSNLFGLFYMKKIPTWVEMESMSAAKSKIGHAVMMILQVGVLEKFKNIPLSSAVDLACFAAAVLISSASIFFLSKLNVGGGGSSGFK, encoded by the exons ATGGCAGCCACTAGATTTGTGCAGCGAGTTCGGCCGGCCGCCGCTGTGTCcgcctcttcctcttcttcgtCTCCATCGTCGATGACGAACGTGAGGGTTTTGGGAAAAACAGGGTTAAATTTGAACAATGGCGAACGGTTAATTACTTCTGGAGGGGACGAGAGGAGGCAGTTAGTCACCGTGAAGGCGGCGGCAGCGACGGCGGCTCCCAAAACTGTGGAAACTAAAACCGGAGAATTGGATTTGGGTTCTTTAGTGGCGAATCTCCTCATTCAATTGAAGAATACCTTGGGGAAGACGAAGATTAAGAAGGGAGAGATTCAGAAGTTCATCGAAAAG ATAATAATCGACTGTCGGTTCTTCACATTGTTAGCCGTCTCCGGATCTTTAATGGGTTCGATACTCTGTTATATTGAG GGGAGTTTCATTGTTGTGGAGTCATATCTGCAGTATTTCCACGGTCTTTCACAGAGAACGGACCAAACTCACACAGTGGAGCTTCTAATCGAGGCCTTAG ATATGTTCCTCGTCGGAACAGCTCTGATTGTTTTTGGGATCGGATTGTTTGCAATGTTCGTGGGATCGGAGAAGATGAAGGATAAAAACCAGAAATGGAGTTCTAGGTCGAATTTGTTCGGTTTGTTCTACATGAAG AAAATTCCGACGTGGGTAGAAATGGAATCAATGTCAGCTGCGAAATCGAAGATTGGACATGCGGTGATGATGATACTGCAAGTGGGTGTGTTAGAAAAGTTCAAGAATATACCATTGAGCTCTGCCGTCGATCTGGCATGTTTCGCAGCCGCCGTACTGATTTCCTCCGcctccatcttcttcctctctaaACTCAACGTGGGAGGAGGCGGCAGCAGCGGTTTCAAGTGA
- the LOC101221261 gene encoding protein DA1 isoform X1, whose product MYWMIYDFTYVLPFHHFIGSGFSQVNFFIDHGQIRLSTMGWLSKILKVGSGHRIAEKNYQANYEEDPNSHLPSTSEGLWSENENEDIDRAIAISLVEESQKANNVIDRDYQLEEDELLAKAVQESLNLDSPPQYTSGNMYQPYLPQYQFGSRICAGCYNEIGYGRYLNCLNAFWHPECFRCRACNLPISDYEFSTSGNFPYHKSCYKENYHPKCDVCKHFIPTNPAGLIEYRAHPFWIQKYCPSHEYDGTPRCCSCERMEPQEVKYIPLHDGRKLCLECLDSTIMDTKECQPLYRDIQEFYDGLNMKVEQDVPLLLVERQALNEAREGEKHGHYHIPETRGLCLSEEQTISTVLRRPRYERGNRVSSTMSEPYKLTRHCEVTAILILFGLPRLLTGSILAHEMMHAWLRLKGFRTLSQDVEEGICQVLAHMWLSTELMSSQDYNDVASTSYSAAPTTSSRRKTMSKFERKLGEFFKHQIESDMSPVYGDGFRAGQMAVHKYGLQTTLDHIQMTGTFPY is encoded by the exons ATGTATTGGATGATCTATGACTTCACTTATGTACTTCCCTTTCATCATTTTATTGGCTCCGGTTTTTCCCAGGtaaattttttcattgatCATGGACAGATAAGACTAAGCACCATGGGTTGGctaagcaaaattttaaaagttggatCTGGTCATAGAATAGCTGAAAAGAATTACCAAGCAAACTATGAAGAAGATCCGAATTCTCATCTGCCCTCAACCTCTGAG GGTTTATGGTCAGAGAACGAGAATGAAGACATTGATCGTGCAATTGCAATATCACTTGTAGAAGAAAGTCAGAAGGCAAACAATGTAATTG ATCGTGATTATCaattggaagaagatgaacttCTTGCCAAAGCAGTACAAGAAAGCCTCAATTTGGATTCTCCTCCACAATATACAAGTGGAAACATGTATCAACCTTATCTACCTCAATATCAATTTGGTTCCAG AATATGTGCTGGCTGCTATAATGAGATTGGCTATGGACGTTACTTGAACTGCCTCAATGCATTTTGGCATCCAGAATGTTTCCGTTGTCGCGCTTGCAACCTCCCAATATCAGACTACGAG tttTCTACTTCTGGGAATTTTCCATACCATAAATCTTGCTACAAGGAGAATTATCACCCAAAATGTGATGTTTGCAAGCACTTT ATTCCAACAAATCCTGCTGGTCTTATTGAATATAGGGCACACCCTTTCTGGATCCAGAAATACTGTCCGTCTCATGAATATGATGGCACTCCTCGATGTTGCAGTTGCGAACGAATGGAG CCACAAGAGGTTAAGTATATTCCACTTCATGATGGTCGAAAGCTTTGCCTCGAGTGTCTCGACTCTACAATCATGGACACAAAAGAATGCCAACCTCTTTATCGTGATATACAAGAATTTTATGATGGTTTGAATATGAAAGTAGAGCAGGATGTTCCATTACTTTTGGTCGAAAGGCAAGCACTAAACGAAGcaagagaaggagaaaaacAT GGCCATTATCATATCCCCGAGACAAGAGGACTGTGTCTTTCGGAGGAACAAACCATTAGCACT GTTTTAAGGCGGCCTAGATATGAAAGGGGAAATCGAGTATCGAGCACAATGTCGGAGCCCTACAAATTGACACGACATTGTGAGGTCACCGCAATTCTCATTCTGTTTGGTCTTCCTAG GTTGCTTACTGGGTCGATTTTAGCTCATGAGATGATGCACGCATGGCTACGTCTTAAAG GTTTTCGAACTCTCAGTCAAGACGTGGAAGAAGGTATCTGTCAAGTTCTAGCGCATATGTGGTTGAGTACGGAACTCATGTCTTCCCAAGACTACAACGATGTCGCCTCGACCTCATACTCTGCTGCTCCCACAACATCatcaagaagaaaaaccatGTCCAAATTTGAGAGAAAACTTGGGGAGTTCTTTAAACACCAGATAGAGTCGGACATGTCCCCAGTGTATGGAGATGGATTCAGAGCTGGGCAGATGGCTGTGCATAAATACGGTCTTCAGACTACCCTCGATCATATTCAAATGACCGGGACCTTTCCTTATTGA
- the LOC101221500 gene encoding mediator of RNA polymerase II transcription subunit 18 isoform X2, with protein sequence MILGAVASEVRILCDLEQAEPTWTVKHIGGAIRGAGAEQLSVLVRTMVESKVSKNVLRLFYALGYKLDHELLRVGFAFRFHRGAHITVTVSSVNKMLKLHSTDEAVPVTPGIQLVEVTAPATSDNYSEVAGAVSTFCEYLAPLLHLSKPGISTGVVPTAAAAAASLLSDGAGTTM encoded by the exons ATGATTTTAGGTGCTGTAGCATCTGAGGTTCGGATCTTATGCGACCTTGAGCAAGCTGAACCGACATg GACGGTTAAACATATTGGAGGGGCAATTAGAGGTGCAGGTGCTGAACAACTCTCTGTTCTGGTTAGGACAATGGTAGAAAGCAAAGTTAGCAAGAATGTGCTTCGTTTATTCTATGCACTTGGCTATAAGTTAGATCATGAGCTGCTGAGAGTTGGTTTTGCCTTCCGCTTCCATCGGGGTGCCCACATAACAGTGACAGTTTCATCAGTTAATAAGATGTTAAAGCTACATTCGACTGATGAGGCTGTACCTGTAACGCCTGGTATACAGCTGGTGGAAGTGACAGCCCCAGCAACTTCTGATAACTATTCTGAAGTAGCCGGGGCAGTGTCGACTTTCTGTGAATATCTTGCACC GCTGCTGCATTTGTCGAAACCAGGAATATCCACAGGTGTTGTTCCTACTGCTGCGGCAGCTGCAGCCTCTCTTCTATCTGATGGGGCAGGAACAACAATGTAG
- the AOS gene encoding allene oxide synthase codes for MSSIVIPSLQPHLRFPSSQETPQRSRSRVGFVSIRPIVYAADGVSSSSSSSLRVPQRIVSPPEPIKLPLRKIPGDYGPPMFGALKDRQDYFYNQGREEYLKSRMLRYESTVYRTNMPPGPFITSDSRVVVLLDGKSFPVLFDHSKVEKKDLFTGTYMPVTELTGGYRVLSYIDPSEPDHAKLKQLVFFLLKHRRDKIMPEFHSTFSELFETLEKDLAASGRAEYNAPGEQAAFNFLARSLFGADPVDSKLGRDAPKLIAKWVLFQLGPVLSLGLPKVVEELLLRTVRLPPALIKADYRRLYEFFYKSSEAVFEEADRLGISREEACHNLLFTTCFNSFGGMKIFFPNMIKWIGRAGVNLHTQLAREIRTAVKANGGKITMGAMEQMPLMKSVVYEAFRIEPPVPVQYGRAKKDLVVESHDAAFEIKEGEMICGYQPFATRDPKIFDRADEFVPDRFTGDGEELLKHVLWSNGPETQSPSVQNKQCAGKDFIVFISRLMVVELFLRYDSFDIEASNTPLGAAVTVTSLKKASF; via the coding sequence ATGTCCTCCATTGTCATTCCTTCTCTTCAACCTCACTTGCGATTCCCATCGTCGCAAGAAACGCCTCAAAGATCTCGTTCTAGAGTTGGGTTTGTTTCCATACGTCCAATCGTCTACGCCGCCGACGGAGTTTCTTCCTcgtcttcttcctctcttcgAGTGCCGCAGCGGATTGTTTCGCCGCCGGAACCCATCAAGCTTCCTTTGAGGAAGATTCCTGGTGATTATGGGCCACCGATGTTTGGGGCGTTGAAGGATAGACAAGATTATTTCTATAATCAGGGGAGGGAAGAGTATTTGAAATCTCGAATGCTCCGGTATGAATCCACTGTGTATAGAACTAATATGCCACCGGGTCCATTTATCACTTCTGATTCCCGAGTTGTTGTTTTACTCGACGGGAAGAGTTTTCCTGTTCTTTTCGATCATTCTAAAGTTGAGAAGAAAGATCTCTTCACCGGAACTTACATGCCTGTAACAGAGCTCACCGGCGGTTACAGAGTGCTTTCTTATATTGACCCATCTGAGCCCGATCACGCTAAGCTTAAACAGTtggttttctttctcctcaaGCACCGCCGGGATAAAATTATGCCGGAATTTCACTCCACTTTTTCTGAGCTATTCGAAACTCTGGAAAAGGATTTGGCTGCTTCTGGTAGAGCAGAGTACAATGCTCCCGGTGAACAAGCGGCGTTTAATTTCTTGGCTCGGTCTCTTTTCGGCGCTGATCCGGTAGATTCCAAATTAGGTCGTGACGCCCCGAAACTGATAGCGAAATGGGTCTTGTTCCAGCTTGGCCCTGTACTGAGTCTCGGCCTCCCCAAGGTCGTCGAGGAGCTTCTACTCCGCACTGTCCGGCTCCCCCCGGCGTTGATCAAAGCCGATTACCGGCGGTTGTACGAATTCTTTTACAAGTCGTCGGAGGCGGTGTTTGAGGAAGCGGATAGATTGGGAATTTCGAGGGAAGAAGCTTGTCACAACTTGCTATTCACAACTTGTTTTAATTCATTTGGAGGGATGAAGATCTTTTTCCCCAACATGATCAAATGGATCGGCCGAGCCGGAGTGAATCTCCACACCCAACTCGCACGGGAGATTCGTACTGCCGTAAAAGCCAACGGCGGAAAAATCACGATGGGTGCCATGGAACAGATGCCGCTGATGAAATCAGTAGTGTACGAAGCGTTCAGAATCGAGCCGCCAGTTCCGGTTCAGTACGGTCGGGCGAAGAAAGACCTTGTGGTCGAAAGCCACGACGCGGCTTTCGAGATCAAAGAAGGAGAAATGATCTGTGGGTATCAACCATTCGCAACAAGAGATCCAAAAATCTTCGACAGAGCCGACGAGTTCGTACCTGACCGGTTCACAGGCGACGGTGAGGAGCTGCTAAAACACGTTCTATGGTCAAACGGACCCGAAACTCAATCACCGTCGGTTCAGAACAAGCAGTGTGCAGGAAAAGACTTCATCGTGTTCATCTCTCGGCTTATGGTGGTTGAACTTTTCCTCCGCTACGATTCCTTCGACATCGAAGCCTCAAACACTCCGTTAGGTGCCGCCGTCACCGTAACTTCCCTAAAGAAAGCAAGTTTCTGA
- the LOC101221500 gene encoding mediator of RNA polymerase II transcription subunit 18 isoform X1: MECVVQGIIETQHVEALEILLQGICGVPRERLRLHEICLKSGPSLGAVASEVRILCDLEQAEPTWTVKHIGGAIRGAGAEQLSVLVRTMVESKVSKNVLRLFYALGYKLDHELLRVGFAFRFHRGAHITVTVSSVNKMLKLHSTDEAVPVTPGIQLVEVTAPATSDNYSEVAGAVSTFCEYLAPLLHLSKPGISTGVVPTAAAAAASLLSDGAGTTM, encoded by the exons ATGGAGTGTGTGGTTCAGGGCATAATTGAAACCCAG CACGTTGAAGCCCTTGAGATACTTCTTCAAGGTATTTGCGGCGTTCCTAGAGAAAGATTGAGGCTCCATGAAATATGCCTAAAAAGTGGACCTAGCCTAG GTGCTGTAGCATCTGAGGTTCGGATCTTATGCGACCTTGAGCAAGCTGAACCGACATg GACGGTTAAACATATTGGAGGGGCAATTAGAGGTGCAGGTGCTGAACAACTCTCTGTTCTGGTTAGGACAATGGTAGAAAGCAAAGTTAGCAAGAATGTGCTTCGTTTATTCTATGCACTTGGCTATAAGTTAGATCATGAGCTGCTGAGAGTTGGTTTTGCCTTCCGCTTCCATCGGGGTGCCCACATAACAGTGACAGTTTCATCAGTTAATAAGATGTTAAAGCTACATTCGACTGATGAGGCTGTACCTGTAACGCCTGGTATACAGCTGGTGGAAGTGACAGCCCCAGCAACTTCTGATAACTATTCTGAAGTAGCCGGGGCAGTGTCGACTTTCTGTGAATATCTTGCACC GCTGCTGCATTTGTCGAAACCAGGAATATCCACAGGTGTTGTTCCTACTGCTGCGGCAGCTGCAGCCTCTCTTCTATCTGATGGGGCAGGAACAACAATGTAG
- the LOC101221261 gene encoding protein DA1 isoform X2, giving the protein MGWLSKILKVGSGHRIAEKNYQANYEEDPNSHLPSTSEGLWSENENEDIDRAIAISLVEESQKANNVIDRDYQLEEDELLAKAVQESLNLDSPPQYTSGNMYQPYLPQYQFGSRICAGCYNEIGYGRYLNCLNAFWHPECFRCRACNLPISDYEFSTSGNFPYHKSCYKENYHPKCDVCKHFIPTNPAGLIEYRAHPFWIQKYCPSHEYDGTPRCCSCERMEPQEVKYIPLHDGRKLCLECLDSTIMDTKECQPLYRDIQEFYDGLNMKVEQDVPLLLVERQALNEAREGEKHGHYHIPETRGLCLSEEQTISTVLRRPRYERGNRVSSTMSEPYKLTRHCEVTAILILFGLPRLLTGSILAHEMMHAWLRLKGFRTLSQDVEEGICQVLAHMWLSTELMSSQDYNDVASTSYSAAPTTSSRRKTMSKFERKLGEFFKHQIESDMSPVYGDGFRAGQMAVHKYGLQTTLDHIQMTGTFPY; this is encoded by the exons ATGGGTTGGctaagcaaaattttaaaagttggatCTGGTCATAGAATAGCTGAAAAGAATTACCAAGCAAACTATGAAGAAGATCCGAATTCTCATCTGCCCTCAACCTCTGAG GGTTTATGGTCAGAGAACGAGAATGAAGACATTGATCGTGCAATTGCAATATCACTTGTAGAAGAAAGTCAGAAGGCAAACAATGTAATTG ATCGTGATTATCaattggaagaagatgaacttCTTGCCAAAGCAGTACAAGAAAGCCTCAATTTGGATTCTCCTCCACAATATACAAGTGGAAACATGTATCAACCTTATCTACCTCAATATCAATTTGGTTCCAG AATATGTGCTGGCTGCTATAATGAGATTGGCTATGGACGTTACTTGAACTGCCTCAATGCATTTTGGCATCCAGAATGTTTCCGTTGTCGCGCTTGCAACCTCCCAATATCAGACTACGAG tttTCTACTTCTGGGAATTTTCCATACCATAAATCTTGCTACAAGGAGAATTATCACCCAAAATGTGATGTTTGCAAGCACTTT ATTCCAACAAATCCTGCTGGTCTTATTGAATATAGGGCACACCCTTTCTGGATCCAGAAATACTGTCCGTCTCATGAATATGATGGCACTCCTCGATGTTGCAGTTGCGAACGAATGGAG CCACAAGAGGTTAAGTATATTCCACTTCATGATGGTCGAAAGCTTTGCCTCGAGTGTCTCGACTCTACAATCATGGACACAAAAGAATGCCAACCTCTTTATCGTGATATACAAGAATTTTATGATGGTTTGAATATGAAAGTAGAGCAGGATGTTCCATTACTTTTGGTCGAAAGGCAAGCACTAAACGAAGcaagagaaggagaaaaacAT GGCCATTATCATATCCCCGAGACAAGAGGACTGTGTCTTTCGGAGGAACAAACCATTAGCACT GTTTTAAGGCGGCCTAGATATGAAAGGGGAAATCGAGTATCGAGCACAATGTCGGAGCCCTACAAATTGACACGACATTGTGAGGTCACCGCAATTCTCATTCTGTTTGGTCTTCCTAG GTTGCTTACTGGGTCGATTTTAGCTCATGAGATGATGCACGCATGGCTACGTCTTAAAG GTTTTCGAACTCTCAGTCAAGACGTGGAAGAAGGTATCTGTCAAGTTCTAGCGCATATGTGGTTGAGTACGGAACTCATGTCTTCCCAAGACTACAACGATGTCGCCTCGACCTCATACTCTGCTGCTCCCACAACATCatcaagaagaaaaaccatGTCCAAATTTGAGAGAAAACTTGGGGAGTTCTTTAAACACCAGATAGAGTCGGACATGTCCCCAGTGTATGGAGATGGATTCAGAGCTGGGCAGATGGCTGTGCATAAATACGGTCTTCAGACTACCCTCGATCATATTCAAATGACCGGGACCTTTCCTTATTGA
- the LOC101218655 gene encoding uncharacterized protein LOC101218655 isoform X2 — translation MAATRFVQRVRPAAAVSASSSSSSPSSMTNVRVLGKTGLNLNNGERLITSGGDERRQLVTVKAAAATAAPKTVETKTGELDLGSLVANLLIQLKNTLGKTKIKKGEIQKFIEKGSFIVVESYLQYFHGLSQRTDQTHTVELLIEALDMFLVGTALIVFGIGLFAMFVGSEKMKDKNQKWSSRSNLFGLFYMKKIPTWVEMESMSAAKSKIGHAVMMILQVGVLEKFKNIPLSSAVDLACFAAAVLISSASIFFLSKLNVGGGGSSGFK, via the exons ATGGCAGCCACTAGATTTGTGCAGCGAGTTCGGCCGGCCGCCGCTGTGTCcgcctcttcctcttcttcgtCTCCATCGTCGATGACGAACGTGAGGGTTTTGGGAAAAACAGGGTTAAATTTGAACAATGGCGAACGGTTAATTACTTCTGGAGGGGACGAGAGGAGGCAGTTAGTCACCGTGAAGGCGGCGGCAGCGACGGCGGCTCCCAAAACTGTGGAAACTAAAACCGGAGAATTGGATTTGGGTTCTTTAGTGGCGAATCTCCTCATTCAATTGAAGAATACCTTGGGGAAGACGAAGATTAAGAAGGGAGAGATTCAGAAGTTCATCGAAAAG GGGAGTTTCATTGTTGTGGAGTCATATCTGCAGTATTTCCACGGTCTTTCACAGAGAACGGACCAAACTCACACAGTGGAGCTTCTAATCGAGGCCTTAG ATATGTTCCTCGTCGGAACAGCTCTGATTGTTTTTGGGATCGGATTGTTTGCAATGTTCGTGGGATCGGAGAAGATGAAGGATAAAAACCAGAAATGGAGTTCTAGGTCGAATTTGTTCGGTTTGTTCTACATGAAG AAAATTCCGACGTGGGTAGAAATGGAATCAATGTCAGCTGCGAAATCGAAGATTGGACATGCGGTGATGATGATACTGCAAGTGGGTGTGTTAGAAAAGTTCAAGAATATACCATTGAGCTCTGCCGTCGATCTGGCATGTTTCGCAGCCGCCGTACTGATTTCCTCCGcctccatcttcttcctctctaaACTCAACGTGGGAGGAGGCGGCAGCAGCGGTTTCAAGTGA